One Myxococcaceae bacterium JPH2 DNA window includes the following coding sequences:
- a CDS encoding ParA family protein — protein MGRIICISNQKGGVGKTTTAINLAASLASAERRTLLVDMDPQGNAGSGLGLKRDVLHGTVYEALLNGRPAEELLHATELRYLQVIPATPDLTGAEVELVNQEGREFRLREALRPLKAAYDYIIIDCPPSLGLLTLNALIAADSVLIPLQCEYYALEGLSQLTHTIDLVKQGLNPELKMEGILLTMFDSRANIAHQVVEEVRGYFKEQVFEVLVPRNVRLSECPSFGKPIILYDIKSKGCESYLALGREIMRRETPPAAPKRRVA, from the coding sequence GTGGGTCGAATCATCTGCATCTCCAACCAGAAGGGCGGCGTGGGTAAGACCACCACCGCCATCAACCTCGCCGCGAGCCTGGCCTCCGCCGAGCGCCGCACGCTCCTGGTGGACATGGACCCGCAGGGGAACGCGGGCAGCGGACTCGGCCTCAAGCGCGACGTGCTCCACGGCACCGTCTATGAGGCGCTCCTGAACGGCCGCCCCGCCGAGGAGCTGCTCCACGCCACCGAGCTGCGCTACCTCCAGGTCATCCCCGCGACGCCCGACCTCACCGGCGCCGAGGTCGAGCTGGTGAACCAGGAGGGCCGCGAGTTCCGCCTCCGCGAGGCGCTGCGCCCCCTCAAGGCCGCATACGACTACATCATCATCGACTGCCCGCCGTCGCTCGGCCTGCTCACCCTGAACGCGCTCATCGCGGCGGACTCGGTGCTCATCCCCCTCCAGTGCGAGTACTACGCCCTCGAGGGCCTGTCGCAGCTGACGCACACCATCGACCTGGTGAAGCAGGGCCTCAACCCCGAGCTGAAGATGGAGGGCATCCTGCTCACCATGTTCGACTCGCGCGCGAACATCGCGCACCAGGTCGTCGAGGAAGTGCGGGGCTACTTCAAGGAGCAGGTGTTCGAGGTCCTCGTGCCGCGCAACGTGCGCCTGTCCGAGTGCCCGTCCTTCGGCAAGCCCATCATCCTGTACGACATCAAGTCGAAGGGCTGCGAGAGCTACCTGGCGCTCGGCCGGGAAATCATGCGCCGGGAGACGCCGCCCGCCGCGCCCAAGCGGCGCGTGGCCTGA
- a CDS encoding ParB/RepB/Spo0J family partition protein produces MVNSDKHKRALGRGLSALIPQAAPAPAPAAEPPPRAGVLKLPIESIHRDTEQPRRHFDPTKLTELTESIKAQGLLQPVLVRKSGDGYKLIAGERRWRASQAAGLKEIPAIVREVTEVQAFELALVENLQRADLNPIEEADGYKRLIDEFKLTQEQVAQRVGKERSTVANALRLLALPDDVKDMVADGALSMGHARALLGVPRLPELQNLARQVTEKKLSVRDTEKLVQQNRSTKKDAGKPAPKQSPQVRSLVEELQRRLGTKVRLSEKSPGKGTLEVDFFSYDDLDRLLKILRKE; encoded by the coding sequence GTGGTGAATTCAGACAAGCACAAGCGCGCGCTCGGGCGAGGCCTCTCCGCGCTCATTCCGCAGGCCGCTCCGGCCCCCGCGCCCGCGGCCGAGCCGCCTCCGCGCGCCGGCGTCCTCAAGCTGCCCATCGAGTCCATCCACCGCGACACCGAGCAGCCGCGCCGCCACTTCGACCCGACCAAGCTCACCGAGCTGACCGAGTCCATCAAGGCGCAGGGCCTGCTGCAGCCGGTGCTCGTGCGCAAGTCCGGGGATGGCTACAAGCTCATCGCCGGTGAGCGACGGTGGCGGGCCTCTCAGGCGGCCGGGCTGAAGGAGATTCCGGCCATCGTCCGGGAGGTCACCGAGGTCCAGGCCTTCGAGCTGGCCCTGGTGGAGAACCTCCAGCGCGCGGACCTCAACCCGATTGAAGAGGCGGACGGCTACAAGCGCCTCATCGACGAGTTCAAGCTCACGCAGGAGCAGGTGGCGCAGCGGGTGGGCAAGGAGCGCTCCACCGTGGCGAACGCGCTGCGGTTGCTCGCCCTGCCCGACGACGTGAAGGACATGGTGGCCGACGGCGCCCTCTCCATGGGCCATGCGCGCGCGCTGCTCGGCGTGCCTCGGCTGCCGGAGCTGCAGAACCTGGCGCGCCAGGTGACGGAGAAGAAGCTCTCCGTGCGCGACACGGAGAAGCTCGTCCAGCAGAACCGCTCGACGAAGAAGGACGCGGGAAAGCCGGCACCCAAGCAGAGTCCGCAGGTGCGCTCGCTCGTGGAGGAACTCCAGCGCAGATTGGGGACGAAGGTCCGCCTGTCGGAGAAAAGCCCAGGAAAAGGCACCCTCGAAGTGGACTTCTTCTCCTACGATGACCTGGATCGTCTGTTGAAGATTCTCAGGAAGGAGTAG
- the bacM gene encoding bactofilin BacM — translation MALLGGKKDEAPSKPLFKREEEFVSTRPGEVHTLLGKGSEFEGKLTFEGQVRIDGKFQGQIVTKDVLVIGDGARVNAEIQAGTVIINGTVEGNVKATTLIELKQPGRIKGNLETPALSMDRGVIFEGSLKMENISKSVPPPVGGEGAKK, via the coding sequence GTGGCGCTCCTTGGCGGGAAAAAAGACGAAGCACCCAGCAAGCCTCTGTTCAAGCGGGAGGAGGAATTCGTGTCGACGCGTCCTGGTGAGGTTCACACGCTCCTGGGCAAGGGGAGCGAGTTCGAGGGGAAGCTCACCTTCGAAGGGCAGGTCCGGATTGATGGGAAGTTCCAAGGGCAGATCGTCACCAAGGACGTGCTCGTCATTGGGGATGGCGCCCGGGTGAATGCGGAGATTCAGGCCGGCACGGTCATCATCAACGGCACGGTCGAGGGGAACGTGAAGGCCACGACCCTCATCGAGCTGAAGCAGCCCGGCCGCATCAAGGGCAACCTGGAGACGCCCGCGCTGTCCATGGACCGCGGGGTCATCTTCGAGGGCTCGCTGAAGATGGAGAACATCAGCAAGTCGGTGCCCCCGCCCGTGGGTGGGGAAGGCGCGAAGAAGTAG
- the egtD gene encoding L-histidine N(alpha)-methyltransferase: MRVRTAQTGAGVPGRRQVPGVRVDVFVQPGDARRALRAEALQGLCGMPKELSPKWLYDERGSQLFDDITRLPEYYPTRREREILLAHAGDIARLSGADTLMELGSGTSEKTRLLLDAMLEAGQLSRFVPFDVSEAFLRRAAADLAREYPGIGVHAVVGDFDHHLCQLPSGGRRLVAFLGGTIGNFKPAQRALFLRELSAGLKPGDGLLLGTDLIKDRARLFAAYNDGAGVTASFNRNVLTVLNRELGADFQPEGFVHHAPFDESNAWIEMQLISRRAQTVWLGGLKRRVDFAEGEVLRTEVSCKFRRAQVEAELSAAGLELAAWWTDSAGDFALSLALRR, from the coding sequence ATGCGGGTGAGGACGGCGCAGACGGGGGCGGGGGTTCCGGGACGGCGGCAGGTTCCGGGGGTGAGGGTGGACGTCTTCGTGCAGCCCGGGGACGCGCGGCGCGCCCTGCGGGCCGAGGCACTCCAGGGGCTGTGCGGCATGCCCAAGGAGCTGAGCCCCAAGTGGCTCTACGACGAGCGCGGCAGCCAGCTCTTCGACGACATCACCCGCCTGCCCGAGTACTACCCCACGCGGCGCGAGCGGGAGATTCTCCTGGCCCACGCGGGCGACATCGCGCGGCTGAGTGGCGCGGACACGCTGATGGAGCTGGGCAGCGGCACCAGTGAGAAGACGCGCCTGCTCCTGGACGCGATGCTGGAGGCCGGACAGCTCTCGCGCTTCGTGCCCTTCGACGTGAGCGAGGCCTTCCTGCGCCGCGCCGCCGCGGACCTCGCGCGCGAGTACCCGGGCATCGGCGTCCACGCGGTGGTGGGCGACTTCGACCACCACCTCTGCCAGCTCCCCAGCGGCGGGCGCCGGCTGGTGGCCTTCCTGGGCGGCACCATCGGCAACTTCAAGCCGGCCCAGCGCGCCCTCTTCCTGCGCGAGCTGTCCGCCGGCCTCAAGCCCGGAGACGGCCTGCTCCTGGGCACGGACCTCATCAAGGACCGCGCCCGCCTCTTCGCCGCCTACAACGACGGGGCCGGCGTGACGGCGAGCTTCAACCGCAACGTGCTGACCGTCCTCAACCGGGAGCTGGGCGCGGACTTCCAGCCCGAGGGCTTCGTGCACCACGCGCCCTTCGACGAGTCCAACGCGTGGATCGAAATGCAGCTCATCTCCCGGCGCGCGCAGACCGTGTGGCTCGGCGGGCTCAAGCGGCGCGTGGACTTCGCCGAGGGCGAGGTCTTGCGCACCGAGGTGAGCTGCAAGTTCCGCCGCGCCCAGGTGGAAGCGGAGCTGTCCGCGGCCGGCCTGGAGCTCGCCGCGTGGTGGACCGACAGCGCCGGGGACTTCGCCTTGTCCCTCGCGCTGCGACGCTGA
- a CDS encoding ergothioneine biosynthesis protein EgtB, translating to MLRTAEGGGRQGEDVRPWKARAWAELEGARARVLGMLEGLPEAELMRQHSPLMSPLVWDVAHVANYEEQWLLRALGAPAFTDAAFDALYDAFLHPRRTRSTLPLLTPEAAFAYAARVRSAVREHLDALPEHGPQALLAGGFVFGMVAQHEQQHAETLAATLQLMTGFRYRPRERARPRPGAVARREVLIPEGPVRLGSDAPWAYDNERPRHEAWVPSFFLDAHPVTTGDFLGFMEAGGYDDARWWHPEGLAFIRAEGIRHPLFWIPQGSGTWQRRRFGAVEPLPLDEPVQHVCWYEADAYARWAGKRLPTETEWEKAARGSDGAPRAHPWGDTAPTAEHATLGGDTWGPSPVGSHPAGVSHDGVWGLLGDVWEWTASDFRPYAGFRAFPYREYSEVFFGPDSKVLRGGAWASAPVAVRSSFRNWDFPIRRQIFAGFRCARDAR from the coding sequence ATGTTGCGAACGGCAGAGGGCGGGGGGCGCCAGGGCGAGGACGTGCGGCCCTGGAAGGCGCGGGCGTGGGCTGAGCTGGAGGGCGCGCGGGCGAGAGTCCTGGGGATGCTCGAGGGGCTGCCGGAGGCGGAGCTGATGCGGCAGCACTCGCCGCTGATGTCGCCGCTCGTCTGGGACGTGGCCCACGTGGCCAACTACGAGGAGCAGTGGCTCCTGCGGGCCCTGGGAGCGCCGGCCTTCACCGACGCCGCGTTCGACGCGCTGTACGACGCCTTCCTGCATCCCCGGCGCACGCGCTCCACGCTGCCGCTGCTCACGCCCGAGGCCGCCTTCGCCTACGCCGCGCGCGTGCGGAGCGCGGTGCGTGAGCACCTGGACGCGCTGCCCGAGCACGGCCCGCAAGCGCTGCTCGCGGGCGGCTTCGTCTTCGGCATGGTGGCGCAGCACGAGCAGCAGCACGCGGAGACGCTGGCCGCCACGCTCCAGCTCATGACGGGCTTCCGCTATCGCCCCCGTGAGCGGGCGCGTCCGCGGCCGGGCGCGGTGGCACGGCGCGAGGTCCTCATCCCCGAGGGCCCGGTGCGCCTGGGCAGCGACGCGCCCTGGGCCTACGACAACGAGCGCCCGCGACATGAAGCGTGGGTGCCCAGCTTCTTCCTGGACGCGCACCCGGTGACGACGGGGGACTTCCTCGGGTTCATGGAGGCCGGCGGCTACGACGACGCGCGCTGGTGGCACCCCGAGGGCCTCGCGTTCATCCGCGCGGAGGGCATCCGCCATCCGCTGTTCTGGATTCCGCAAGGCTCGGGCACCTGGCAGCGGCGGCGATTCGGCGCGGTGGAGCCGCTGCCCCTGGACGAGCCCGTGCAGCACGTGTGCTGGTACGAGGCGGACGCCTACGCGCGCTGGGCCGGCAAGCGCCTGCCCACGGAGACCGAGTGGGAGAAGGCCGCGCGCGGCAGCGACGGCGCGCCCCGCGCGCACCCGTGGGGAGACACCGCGCCCACGGCCGAGCACGCCACGCTGGGCGGCGACACCTGGGGACCGTCCCCGGTGGGCAGCCACCCCGCGGGCGTCAGCCACGACGGCGTCTGGGGGCTCCTGGGCGACGTGTGGGAATGGACCGCGAGCGACTTCCGCCCCTACGCGGGCTTCCGCGCCTTTCCGTACCGCGAGTACTCGGAGGTGTTCTTCGGACCGGACTCGAAGGTGCTTCGGGGAGGGGCCTGGGCGAGCGCGCCCGTGGCGGTGCGGAGCAGCTTCCGCAACTGGGACTTCCCCATTCGCCGGCAGATTTTCGCCGGCTTCCGCTGTGCACGCGACGCGAGGTGA
- a CDS encoding TRIC cation channel family protein, with protein sequence MMILPVYVEMGAVALGALSGALHGMRKGADAMGVLILSVVTAVGGGMLRDVLLSHGPPTALRVPRYLAAVAACAVLSMLFGPWFSRLNRVLDYVDAMLLGVWLVLGLEKALALQLSVPGSIFLGLLTAVGGGVLRDVLNGERPSLISPGELYATPALIAAFLYVALVLGLKMRPIVGEFAAVGVASFLRLLAMRHRWTLPGQVDLRLWWHRWRRPRG encoded by the coding sequence ATGATGATTCTGCCTGTCTACGTGGAGATGGGCGCGGTGGCGCTGGGCGCGCTCTCCGGCGCGCTGCACGGCATGCGCAAGGGCGCGGATGCGATGGGGGTGCTCATCCTCTCCGTCGTCACCGCGGTGGGCGGCGGCATGCTGCGCGACGTGCTGCTCTCGCATGGCCCACCCACGGCGTTGCGCGTGCCGCGCTACCTGGCGGCGGTGGCCGCGTGCGCCGTGCTGTCCATGCTCTTTGGCCCGTGGTTCAGCCGCCTCAACCGCGTGCTCGACTACGTGGACGCCATGCTGCTGGGTGTGTGGCTGGTGCTGGGGTTGGAGAAGGCGCTCGCCCTCCAGCTCTCCGTGCCGGGCTCCATCTTCCTGGGCCTGCTGACCGCGGTGGGCGGCGGCGTGCTGCGCGACGTCCTCAACGGCGAGCGCCCCAGCCTCATCAGCCCTGGCGAGCTGTACGCCACTCCCGCGCTCATCGCCGCGTTCCTCTATGTCGCCCTCGTGCTGGGGCTGAAGATGCGCCCCATCGTCGGCGAGTTCGCCGCCGTGGGCGTGGCCAGCTTCCTGCGCCTGCTGGCCATGCGGCACCGCTGGACCTTGCCCGGACAGGTGGACCTGCGCCTGTGGTGGCACCGCTGGCGCCGCCCCCGCGGCTGA
- a CDS encoding response regulator: MVTASRGSVLVVEDDDDIRAAVAEILEGEGYDVAIAANGREALDELATMRAPGLILLDLMMPVMNGHEFLTHFRAQARYRDVPVLVLTAVSTEAPKGTRGVLRKPFVVEELLDAVQQLCAVAA, from the coding sequence ATGGTCACTGCTTCGCGCGGGTCCGTGCTCGTCGTGGAAGACGATGACGACATCCGCGCCGCCGTCGCGGAAATCCTCGAAGGTGAAGGCTACGACGTCGCCATCGCGGCCAATGGGCGCGAGGCGCTGGACGAGCTGGCGACGATGCGTGCGCCGGGCCTCATCCTGTTGGACTTGATGATGCCGGTGATGAACGGCCACGAGTTCCTCACGCACTTTCGCGCGCAGGCTCGGTACCGCGACGTGCCGGTGTTGGTGCTGACGGCGGTCTCCACCGAAGCGCCCAAGGGAACGCGCGGGGTGCTGCGCAAGCCCTTCGTGGTGGAGGAGCTGCTGGATGCCGTGCAGCAGCTGTGCGCGGTCGCGGCCTGA
- a CDS encoding helix-turn-helix transcriptional regulator — protein MDNELAGILGAAARGARVRLGLTQADVAERIGMASEVYGRLERGHMLPSVQNLRRLCTVLNVPPHDLLGLGSEFSGPIAVRETKPKPRPEEEPPEMRRLLRNLRKLSPVQLKLMNLVASAMHQKKKP, from the coding sequence ATGGACAATGAACTCGCGGGCATTCTGGGCGCTGCGGCGCGAGGCGCTCGGGTGCGTTTGGGCCTGACGCAGGCGGATGTGGCGGAGCGCATCGGCATGGCCTCGGAGGTGTACGGCCGGCTCGAGCGAGGACACATGCTGCCAAGCGTCCAGAACCTGCGGCGACTGTGCACCGTGCTCAACGTCCCGCCGCATGACCTGCTGGGTCTGGGCAGCGAGTTCTCCGGGCCCATCGCGGTGCGAGAGACCAAGCCCAAGCCCCGCCCCGAGGAGGAGCCCCCGGAGATGCGCCGGCTCTTGCGCAACCTCCGGAAGCTGTCCCCCGTGCAGCTCAAGCTGATGAATCTGGTGGCTTCCGCGATGCACCAGAAGAAGAAGCCGTAA
- a CDS encoding WecB/TagA/CpsF family glycosyltransferase yields the protein MTTAHTHPPAPDAAQARRPRLRIGQLSIDQLSFPEAIQDISALVDSRRGGYVFTANVDHVVLAESNAVFRDAYARASISVVDGMPIVWASRMLDVSLPERIAGSDLILPLMEEGARRKWRVYLLGAGPGVAEKVARLVEAQYGVEVVGWDSPMVRTDASDAQNDPIVARIREKDPHLLFVALGSPKQEVWISQVAHLLGPTVAIGVGAGFDFIAGTAKRAPQWIARAGFEWLYRLTHEPKRLWRRYILNDSRFGIILLRELWQRTGGGSQ from the coding sequence GTGACGACCGCCCACACCCACCCGCCCGCCCCCGACGCCGCCCAGGCTCGCCGTCCGCGCCTGCGCATCGGTCAGCTCTCCATCGACCAGCTCTCCTTCCCAGAGGCCATCCAAGACATCAGCGCGCTGGTGGACTCGCGCCGGGGTGGCTACGTCTTCACCGCCAACGTGGACCACGTGGTGCTCGCGGAGAGCAACGCCGTGTTCCGCGACGCCTACGCGCGCGCGTCCATCTCCGTGGTGGATGGCATGCCCATCGTCTGGGCCTCGCGCATGCTGGACGTGTCACTGCCCGAGCGCATCGCCGGCTCGGACCTCATCCTCCCGCTGATGGAGGAAGGCGCGCGGCGCAAGTGGCGCGTGTACCTGCTGGGCGCGGGCCCGGGCGTCGCGGAGAAGGTCGCCCGGCTCGTGGAGGCGCAGTACGGCGTGGAGGTGGTGGGCTGGGACTCGCCCATGGTGCGCACCGACGCGAGCGACGCGCAGAACGACCCCATCGTCGCGCGGATCCGCGAGAAGGATCCGCACCTGCTCTTCGTGGCGCTGGGCAGCCCGAAGCAGGAGGTGTGGATCTCCCAGGTGGCCCACCTGCTGGGGCCCACCGTGGCCATTGGCGTGGGCGCGGGCTTCGACTTCATCGCGGGGACGGCCAAGCGCGCGCCGCAGTGGATTGCGCGGGCGGGCTTCGAGTGGCTCTACCGCCTGACCCACGAGCCCAAGCGCCTGTGGCGCCGCTACATCCTCAACGACTCGCGCTTCGGCATCATCCTCTTGCGCGAGCTGTGGCAGCGCACGGGTGGCGGCTCGCAGTAG
- a CDS encoding glycoside hydrolase family 44 protein, with translation MESDVKRARWKAGAVLTGALLAGGAVAARGLETEPATKAPAKPVLTTPVTVYDGGLSADWKDIGWAPRELPHAAPARLRLFNRGGWILYRPKLEGAFDALSFRMHSPESFGDFLEVHLDAPGAIVFPHVPVTSRYVVRKDGEWSDVVIPMEALNPRNAPFDRMVLRAGKDVGRDQVLFDKVTLVPLSPEAAAARAAGGGMAGTGPSREATLSIDCAAPGHRISPLIYGIALDGNRETQDTHQWKLGATIRRWGGNPTSRYNWKLGRAWNTANDWFFRNVELGFSADDFLASNRQHGVQSALTLPMLGWVAKDTKSVGFPVENYAPQQNLDATEPAGGNGNSRDGTPLKPGPPSRTSVAAPPEFIAEWVRTLRDADTKRGDRGVHMYILDNEPNLWNSTHRDVHPEPTTYDELLQRTVAYGSGVRKADPDAVIAGPAEWGWTNYFWSAADFAPGKLTHSDRRAHGDMPFLPWYLQQLREHEKKTGVRVLDVVDVHFYPQSNVGLGIAGDTDTATNARRIRSTRALWDPTYKDESWIGEPIQLIPRLKQWIAENYPGRGISIGEYNFGAMKHMSGGLAQAEALGRFAEQGITSAFFWQYPLENSPTFWAFRAYRDFDGHGGRFQDNYVPATASEGTSVFASRDASGKKLVAVVLNLDPEQAAQAQLELKGCGALDTVRVLGFSGAPGGFSEQPAGTHAEHSLAQRLPPYSITVLDLTVK, from the coding sequence ATGGAGAGCGACGTGAAGCGTGCGAGGTGGAAGGCGGGCGCGGTCCTCACGGGGGCCCTGTTGGCGGGCGGCGCCGTGGCCGCGCGAGGACTGGAGACCGAGCCCGCGACGAAGGCGCCCGCGAAGCCGGTCCTGACGACTCCCGTCACCGTGTACGACGGCGGCCTGTCCGCGGACTGGAAGGACATTGGCTGGGCGCCCCGCGAGCTGCCCCACGCCGCGCCCGCGCGCCTGCGCCTGTTCAACCGCGGCGGCTGGATTCTCTACCGGCCCAAGCTGGAAGGCGCCTTCGACGCGCTGTCGTTCCGCATGCACTCGCCCGAGTCGTTCGGTGACTTCCTGGAGGTCCACCTCGACGCGCCCGGCGCCATCGTCTTCCCCCACGTGCCCGTCACCTCGCGCTACGTCGTGCGCAAGGACGGCGAGTGGTCCGACGTGGTCATCCCCATGGAGGCGCTCAACCCGCGCAACGCGCCGTTCGACCGCATGGTGCTGCGCGCGGGCAAGGACGTGGGACGTGACCAGGTCCTCTTCGACAAGGTGACGCTCGTCCCGCTGTCACCCGAGGCCGCCGCCGCGCGCGCCGCGGGGGGAGGCATGGCGGGCACGGGCCCCTCGCGCGAGGCCACGCTGAGCATCGACTGCGCCGCGCCCGGCCACCGCATCAGCCCGCTCATCTACGGCATCGCGCTGGACGGCAACCGAGAGACCCAAGACACGCACCAGTGGAAGCTGGGCGCCACCATCCGGCGCTGGGGCGGCAACCCCACCTCCCGCTACAACTGGAAGCTGGGCCGCGCGTGGAACACGGCCAACGACTGGTTCTTCCGCAACGTGGAGCTGGGCTTCAGCGCCGACGACTTCCTCGCCTCCAATCGCCAGCACGGCGTGCAGTCCGCGCTCACGCTGCCCATGCTCGGCTGGGTGGCCAAGGACACGAAGTCCGTGGGCTTCCCCGTGGAGAACTACGCGCCCCAGCAGAACCTGGACGCCACCGAGCCCGCGGGCGGCAACGGCAACAGCCGCGACGGCACGCCGCTCAAGCCGGGCCCGCCCTCGCGCACCAGCGTGGCCGCGCCGCCCGAGTTCATCGCCGAGTGGGTGCGCACCCTGCGCGACGCGGACACGAAGCGCGGCGACCGCGGCGTGCACATGTACATCCTGGACAACGAGCCCAACCTCTGGAACTCGACCCACCGGGACGTGCACCCCGAGCCCACCACCTACGACGAGCTGCTCCAGCGCACCGTCGCGTATGGCTCGGGCGTGCGCAAGGCGGACCCTGACGCGGTCATCGCCGGCCCCGCCGAGTGGGGTTGGACGAACTACTTCTGGTCCGCCGCGGACTTCGCGCCCGGCAAGCTGACGCACTCGGATCGCCGCGCGCACGGCGACATGCCCTTCCTGCCCTGGTACCTCCAGCAGCTCCGCGAGCACGAGAAGAAGACGGGCGTGCGCGTGCTGGACGTGGTGGACGTGCACTTCTATCCGCAGAGCAACGTGGGCCTGGGCATCGCGGGGGACACCGACACGGCCACGAACGCGCGGCGGATCCGCTCGACCCGCGCGCTGTGGGACCCCACGTACAAGGACGAGTCCTGGATTGGCGAGCCCATCCAGCTCATCCCGCGCCTCAAGCAGTGGATCGCCGAGAACTACCCGGGCCGAGGCATCTCCATTGGCGAGTACAACTTCGGCGCGATGAAGCACATGAGCGGCGGGCTCGCGCAGGCCGAGGCCCTGGGGCGCTTCGCGGAGCAGGGCATCACCTCCGCCTTCTTCTGGCAGTACCCGCTGGAGAACAGCCCCACGTTCTGGGCGTTCCGCGCGTACCGCGACTTCGACGGCCACGGCGGGCGCTTCCAGGACAACTACGTGCCCGCCACCGCCAGCGAGGGCACCAGCGTGTTCGCCTCGCGCGACGCCTCCGGCAAGAAGCTGGTGGCCGTGGTGCTCAACCTCGACCCGGAGCAGGCCGCGCAGGCCCAGTTGGAACTGAAGGGCTGCGGCGCGCTCGACACCGTGCGCGTGCTCGGCTTCTCCGGCGCGCCCGGTGGCTTCTCCGAGCAGCCCGCGGGCACGCACGCGGAACACTCGCTGGCCCAGCGCCTGCCCCCCTACTCCATCACCGTGCTCGACCTGACGGTGAAGTAA
- a CDS encoding serine acetyltransferase: MKRLFGTLVTDAVELARAATGAPDAKSLAKVVLTSDSYRITALNRAREAALSWHIPLVNHVLRVAQTAVMGIEIGKEVTLGRGVYFVHSLGVVIGGDSRIGDRVRFYGNNTVGTAKDNGYPIIEDDVWIGAGARILGPVRVGARSRIGANAVVLQDVPPDSVAVGIPARIFPRKDSDDIGL, encoded by the coding sequence ATGAAGCGCCTGTTTGGAACGCTCGTCACGGACGCGGTGGAGCTGGCCCGAGCCGCCACCGGCGCGCCGGACGCGAAGTCCCTGGCCAAGGTCGTCCTCACCAGCGACTCGTACCGCATCACCGCGCTCAACCGCGCCCGCGAGGCCGCCCTCTCCTGGCACATCCCGCTCGTCAATCACGTGCTGCGCGTGGCGCAGACGGCGGTGATGGGCATCGAGATTGGCAAGGAGGTGACGCTGGGCCGCGGCGTCTACTTCGTCCACAGCCTGGGCGTCGTCATCGGCGGAGACTCGCGCATCGGTGACCGCGTGCGCTTCTACGGCAACAACACCGTGGGCACCGCCAAGGACAACGGCTACCCCATCATCGAGGACGATGTCTGGATTGGCGCCGGGGCGCGCATCCTCGGGCCCGTGCGCGTGGGCGCGCGCTCGCGCATCGGAGCCAATGCCGTGGTGTTGCAGGACGTCCCGCCGGACAGCGTCGCCGTGGGCATCCCGGCGCGCATCTTCCCGCGCAAGGACTCGGACGACATCGGGCTGTGA
- a CDS encoding glycosyltransferase, with amino-acid sequence MSNAPASPATFRLSVVVATYNRLSLIERLLGQFAQQTLPPSDFEVVVVDDGSATPVRAPLEALSLPYALRVEVQANAGAAAARHRGVLAARGDVVLVTDDDMQVAPDFLERHLEQHPPGSRYVVLGRIRPDPGVGEMPLFERWYAYLNHRMAEELSVPGARARGNHLYTGNVSFRRADYVGVGGFDKSLGQSEDVELGVRLEKAGCTFRFASDAYVLHGSDHVSFEKWMRRANRYGMFDTHVSQKHPDVAQVNPWRLLFETNPLARPLLASAVVAPQATRTLTHAVMSAAKAADKLGLSKAAFAGTSVAYGMEYLRGARAEAGGWSGIARGLYRYIRAGEDEP; translated from the coding sequence ATGAGCAACGCGCCCGCGTCTCCCGCCACCTTCCGGCTCAGCGTCGTCGTCGCCACGTACAACCGGCTGTCGTTGATCGAACGGCTCCTGGGCCAGTTCGCCCAGCAGACGCTCCCTCCGAGCGACTTCGAGGTCGTCGTCGTCGATGACGGCTCGGCCACGCCGGTGCGCGCGCCGCTGGAGGCCCTCTCGCTCCCCTACGCGCTGCGCGTGGAGGTGCAGGCCAACGCGGGCGCCGCCGCCGCGAGACACCGAGGCGTGCTCGCCGCGCGGGGTGACGTGGTCCTCGTCACCGATGACGACATGCAGGTGGCCCCGGACTTCCTCGAGCGCCACCTGGAGCAGCACCCGCCCGGCTCGCGCTACGTCGTGCTCGGACGGATCCGCCCCGACCCGGGCGTGGGCGAGATGCCCCTCTTCGAGCGCTGGTACGCCTATCTCAACCACCGCATGGCCGAGGAGCTGTCCGTCCCTGGCGCGCGCGCTCGCGGCAATCACCTGTACACGGGCAACGTGTCCTTCCGCCGCGCGGACTACGTGGGCGTGGGCGGCTTCGACAAGAGCCTGGGCCAGTCCGAGGACGTGGAGTTGGGCGTGCGCCTGGAGAAGGCGGGCTGCACCTTCCGCTTCGCCAGCGACGCGTATGTGTTGCACGGAAGTGACCACGTCAGCTTCGAGAAGTGGATGCGCCGCGCGAACCGCTACGGCATGTTCGACACGCACGTGTCCCAAAAACATCCGGACGTGGCGCAGGTGAATCCGTGGCGCCTGCTGTTCGAGACCAACCCGCTGGCGCGCCCGCTGCTCGCCTCGGCCGTGGTGGCGCCCCAGGCCACGCGAACCCTCACCCACGCGGTGATGAGCGCGGCCAAGGCGGCGGACAAGCTGGGCCTGAGCAAGGCGGCCTTCGCGGGCACCTCCGTGGCGTACGGCATGGAGTACCTGCGAGGCGCGCGCGCCGAGGCCGGGGGTTGGTCGGGAATCGCTCGCGGCCTCTACCGTTACATCCGGGCCGGGGAGGATGAACCATGA